In the Variovorax sp. S12S4 genome, one interval contains:
- a CDS encoding nucleotidyltransferase domain-containing protein: protein MRSSARFFHLVDVIARAHEPTATQLTALERSYNSTGEFLSACPEFQGDLIQIHAHGSRQLGTIVRPRDDSREGFDIDLIARLASGARRKYEGEHGPALLLDRLHRALSRYADAHGLRLHRWERCATLEYAEGMCADIAPVIDSPLLAAPFGETHGLIPDRELRLFDSTNPRGYAKHFDLAATILPNFTAVMSFSEAMDSVTRAEVAPLPDAQEVFDRLLCRLVQLLKLHRNVAFGIAQGSQDLAPSSVFLTTLAAMAYAVEAPQPHESPLELLLDIVERMPLHFGRLPGPTVPKNGSCPIRPPRGTTWPAA, encoded by the coding sequence ATGCGCTCGTCAGCGCGCTTCTTCCACCTGGTGGATGTCATCGCCCGTGCCCACGAGCCCACAGCAACCCAGTTGACAGCGCTGGAGCGCTCCTACAACAGCACCGGTGAGTTCCTCTCGGCATGTCCGGAGTTCCAGGGCGACCTCATTCAGATCCACGCCCACGGTTCCCGGCAGTTGGGCACCATCGTGCGGCCGCGTGATGACTCCCGGGAGGGCTTCGACATCGATCTGATCGCGCGCCTGGCGTCAGGGGCGCGTCGCAAATACGAGGGCGAGCACGGGCCGGCCCTGCTGCTCGACCGCCTGCATCGCGCCTTGTCCCGCTACGCCGATGCGCATGGGCTTCGGCTGCACCGCTGGGAGCGTTGTGCGACGTTGGAGTATGCCGAAGGCATGTGCGCCGACATCGCGCCGGTCATTGACTCTCCGCTGCTGGCAGCGCCGTTCGGCGAGACGCACGGTCTCATCCCTGATCGCGAGCTGCGGCTTTTCGACTCCACGAACCCGCGCGGGTACGCGAAGCACTTCGATCTCGCCGCCACGATCTTGCCGAATTTCACGGCCGTGATGAGCTTTTCGGAGGCGATGGATTCAGTGACGCGCGCGGAAGTGGCGCCGTTGCCTGATGCGCAAGAGGTGTTCGACCGGCTGCTGTGCCGGCTGGTGCAACTGCTGAAGCTGCATCGCAATGTGGCCTTCGGCATTGCGCAGGGGAGTCAGGACCTGGCACCTTCCTCTGTTTTCCTGACGACGCTGGCCGCGATGGCGTATGCGGTGGAGGCGCCGCAGCCGCACGAGAGTCCCCTGGAATTGCTGCTCGATATCGTTGAGCGAATGCCGCTGCACTTCGGGCGGCTCCCCGGCCCGACGGTTCCGAAGAATGGGTCTTGCCCAATCCGTCCGCCCCGCGGGACAACCTGGCCGGCGGCATGA
- a CDS encoding putative manganese transporter, with protein MNSPARQEAFFSWHQRLIGDLKRILHAIEDHEGLDVLIKALEGAFGPRCAGAIQQDQTQRRQSNRVAGRVTLISSVAAAPVSVAARPHTYFGR; from the coding sequence ATGAATTCTCCGGCTCGACAGGAGGCATTTTTCTCGTGGCATCAACGCCTGATCGGTGATCTGAAGCGCATCCTGCACGCGATCGAGGACCATGAGGGCCTGGATGTCCTGATCAAGGCGCTGGAGGGCGCATTTGGCCCCCGCTGCGCGGGCGCCATCCAGCAGGACCAGACTCAGCGTCGGCAAAGCAACCGCGTCGCGGGCCGGGTGACGTTGATCTCGTCGGTGGCAGCCGCGCCGGTCAGCGTCGCAGCGCGGCCCCATACCTACTTCGGCCGCTGA
- a CDS encoding S-4TM family putative pore-forming effector — MNEIDKKQVEPQMLNLLRARTLIYRRAKNVQAAGLVISLVFPIVGLIVSALLLSSKPFIAFAALMFSFLEVLLLDRWHRAQLKNAAKLQEDFDCTVLQMDWNAFLVGNRIDPEDVFADACKKLSDKDEQRLINWYPLAVKELPLHLARLVCQRTNLWYDSALRKRYRFVLLTGCVVLIAATGFASLAIDNTMATFVLSTLAPMTPVMIWALRECNRQAATCELLDRLNDEVKKLWDRSRSGATEQEISMRSRELQDAIFNHRASSPLIFDWVYNLLRRKMEERMNAGAEHWVSELRTAGNAR, encoded by the coding sequence ATGAATGAAATCGACAAGAAGCAGGTGGAGCCGCAAATGCTCAATTTGCTGCGTGCCAGGACATTGATCTACCGGCGAGCCAAGAATGTCCAAGCGGCGGGCCTCGTGATCTCACTCGTTTTCCCGATCGTCGGCCTGATCGTGTCAGCGCTGCTCCTCTCGTCGAAGCCGTTCATCGCGTTCGCCGCCCTGATGTTCAGTTTCTTGGAGGTTCTGCTTCTTGATCGCTGGCACCGTGCGCAGCTCAAGAACGCGGCCAAGCTGCAGGAGGATTTCGACTGCACGGTATTGCAGATGGACTGGAACGCCTTTCTGGTTGGCAATCGGATCGACCCCGAAGACGTTTTTGCCGACGCATGCAAGAAGCTCAGTGACAAGGACGAGCAACGGTTGATCAACTGGTATCCGCTCGCCGTCAAGGAATTGCCACTCCATTTGGCGAGGCTGGTGTGCCAACGCACCAATCTCTGGTACGACAGCGCTTTGCGCAAGCGCTACAGGTTCGTCCTTTTGACGGGCTGCGTGGTGTTGATCGCGGCGACTGGATTCGCCTCGCTGGCGATCGATAACACGATGGCGACCTTTGTGCTCTCGACGTTGGCTCCGATGACGCCGGTGATGATCTGGGCACTCAGAGAATGCAACCGGCAAGCCGCCACCTGCGAGTTGCTGGATCGCCTGAACGATGAAGTCAAGAAGCTCTGGGACCGCTCCCGCAGCGGCGCAACGGAGCAGGAGATCAGCATGCGGTCGCGCGAACTGCAAGACGCCATCTTCAACCACCGCGCTTCCAGTCCGTTGATCTTCGACTGGGTCTACAACCTGCTGCGCAGAAAAATGGAAGAGAGAATGAATGCGGGCGCCGAGCACTGGGTGAGCGAACTGCGCACGGCTGGCAATGCGCGCTGA
- a CDS encoding SMODS domain-containing nucleotidyltransferase, whose amino-acid sequence MKLIQDFNAFLSDTVNLNSTRFDQLESSIEAIKTAVRGLDWKPSIVGFAAQGSWAHKTIIRPLPGDPFDADLLVYVKPVAGWEAKDYINGLYEEMGKLGLYKDKIRRYSHCITIEYAGERKIDVAPCVKERLHTGVWEVCNRDTNLFETSNPLDYTDWLIERNSICGNNNFRKATRLLKYLRDIKTNFTCPSFLLTTLLGKHVYASDKGAVGFVDVPTTLKTLVDRLDDWLQANPSKPTVRNPVLSEEIQSTAWDDTKYSNFRSKINLYRGWIDDAYDEPDKEESIGKWQRVFGEDFAIREAAEKAGKVSEAALSVVRGARCRLAWPIWWPW is encoded by the coding sequence ATGAAACTGATCCAAGACTTCAACGCCTTCCTGAGCGACACCGTCAATCTCAACAGCACGCGCTTCGATCAACTCGAAAGCAGCATCGAGGCGATCAAGACGGCGGTGCGAGGGCTGGACTGGAAGCCTTCCATCGTCGGCTTCGCCGCGCAAGGGTCGTGGGCTCACAAGACCATCATCAGGCCTCTGCCTGGAGATCCGTTCGATGCAGACCTGCTGGTTTATGTGAAGCCGGTCGCGGGCTGGGAAGCGAAGGACTACATCAACGGGCTGTATGAGGAGATGGGGAAGCTCGGTCTGTACAAGGACAAGATCAGGCGCTACTCACATTGCATCACCATCGAGTATGCGGGCGAGCGCAAGATCGACGTGGCACCTTGCGTGAAAGAGCGTCTACACACGGGTGTCTGGGAGGTTTGCAATCGTGATACCAATCTCTTCGAAACGTCCAACCCGCTCGACTACACGGATTGGCTGATCGAGCGCAACAGCATCTGCGGGAACAACAACTTCCGCAAGGCCACCCGGTTGCTGAAGTACCTCAGGGACATCAAGACGAACTTCACCTGTCCCTCGTTCCTCCTGACGACCTTGCTTGGCAAGCATGTCTATGCCTCCGACAAGGGAGCTGTCGGGTTCGTGGATGTCCCCACGACGCTCAAGACGCTGGTTGACCGGCTCGATGACTGGCTGCAGGCCAATCCAAGCAAGCCTACGGTGCGAAATCCCGTGCTGTCCGAGGAAATCCAAAGCACTGCTTGGGACGACACCAAGTACTCGAACTTCCGCTCGAAGATCAATCTTTACCGCGGCTGGATCGATGACGCCTACGATGAGCCAGACAAAGAGGAAAGCATCGGAAAGTGGCAGCGTGTGTTCGGCGAGGACTTTGCCATTCGGGAGGCTGCCGAGAAGGCAGGGAAGGTCAGTGAAGCGGCGCTGTCCGTCGTCCGGGGAGCCCGGTGTCGGCTGGCGTGGCCGATCTGGTGGCCTTGGTGA
- a CDS encoding nucleotide-binding domain-containing protein, with amino-acid sequence MADLVALVKRIGRAALPSGFDRLPHMRRPRWRAAAGSRLTVNVGAQLWTSRYGQNVRSLASLAPTQPGYWVRFNASNNLGLPFPQTYKIEWRVTNTDEVARRANALRGDYYRSDEPGVRWEQLSYRGVHMVEAFLIRKADDTLLGKSDPFYVVIE; translated from the coding sequence GTGGCCGATCTGGTGGCCTTGGTGAAGAGGATCGGCCGTGCGGCTCTGCCAAGTGGCTTTGATCGTCTGCCGCACATGCGCCGTCCGCGATGGCGCGCAGCTGCAGGTTCGCGGCTGACCGTGAATGTTGGTGCGCAACTGTGGACATCCCGCTATGGGCAGAACGTTCGCTCGCTTGCCTCGCTCGCGCCCACGCAGCCCGGATACTGGGTCCGCTTCAACGCCAGCAACAATCTCGGTCTTCCTTTCCCGCAGACCTACAAAATCGAATGGCGCGTGACGAACACGGATGAAGTCGCGCGGCGTGCCAACGCGCTTCGTGGTGACTACTACCGCTCCGATGAGCCAGGTGTTCGCTGGGAGCAGCTATCCTATCGAGGTGTCCACATGGTTGAGGCTTTCCTCATCCGCAAAGCCGACGACACGCTTTTGGGGAAGAGTGATCCGTTCTACGTGGTCATTGAATGA
- a CDS encoding AbiJ-related protein, translated as MQIALGIGVKKSYEVPAFCVKLRLQETATPEDEASAFRSKKAYVLPMLQDKGEPELLDLTQRVLNEVDYEPLDMLFEEMTQHSQYRVSKLVRKDVLQALNAVESLFGDQPLLETLERVLGAQVIAGERFGQLLGARSAGPITQHYLLNNAWSHQQMLEHCGVLDCSQTTFFRLIDAVLDPLARRDQEQAELVEAISRHLQRDGFAVRAISSQSGYPIYGVVRAAPGVEGAMKNLIFASIGPKPELIIRDAVSNDVEIVKNADKVLVFDQALPSGLLSWAQLQTWWAGRTKTPDELAAKRTLFMRLQESVKQTGSPGELMLFRTYYEHFGRLDPGQCPALLPQVYLHYDPYTKRERGQEKVLERQRMDFLMLLATGVRVVLEVDGQHHYGDVEPSGRYRANASKYADMAAEDRRLRLSGYEVYRFGAREFFSEEPANAQKATAMIIEFFNGLLQRHGLVRLH; from the coding sequence TTGCAGATCGCGTTGGGCATTGGGGTCAAGAAGTCCTATGAGGTACCTGCCTTTTGCGTCAAGTTGCGGCTGCAAGAGACAGCCACGCCGGAAGACGAGGCAAGCGCCTTCCGCAGCAAGAAGGCCTATGTCCTGCCAATGCTCCAAGACAAGGGCGAGCCGGAACTCCTGGACCTGACTCAGCGTGTGCTCAATGAGGTCGACTACGAGCCGCTGGACATGCTGTTCGAGGAAATGACTCAACACAGCCAATATCGGGTCAGCAAATTGGTGCGCAAGGACGTTCTTCAGGCGTTAAACGCCGTGGAGTCTCTGTTCGGCGATCAGCCCCTTCTCGAAACGCTGGAACGCGTCCTGGGTGCGCAGGTAATCGCCGGCGAGCGATTCGGTCAGCTACTCGGCGCCCGATCTGCCGGGCCGATCACCCAGCATTACCTGCTCAATAACGCCTGGTCGCACCAGCAGATGCTGGAGCATTGCGGCGTTCTGGATTGTTCTCAGACCACGTTCTTTCGACTGATCGACGCGGTCCTCGATCCGCTGGCCCGTCGTGACCAGGAGCAGGCTGAACTGGTCGAGGCCATTTCGCGCCACCTCCAACGCGACGGCTTCGCCGTAAGGGCGATTTCGTCCCAATCAGGCTATCCAATCTATGGGGTGGTACGTGCGGCGCCGGGTGTGGAAGGCGCCATGAAGAACTTGATCTTCGCGTCGATCGGGCCGAAGCCAGAGCTCATCATCCGCGATGCCGTCAGCAACGATGTGGAGATCGTGAAGAATGCGGACAAGGTCTTGGTTTTCGACCAGGCGCTTCCGTCCGGCCTGCTGTCTTGGGCTCAACTGCAGACCTGGTGGGCGGGCCGCACCAAAACTCCCGACGAACTCGCCGCCAAACGCACGTTGTTCATGCGGCTCCAGGAGTCCGTGAAACAAACTGGCTCGCCAGGTGAACTAATGCTCTTCAGGACCTACTACGAGCACTTTGGGAGGTTGGACCCGGGTCAATGCCCAGCCCTTCTTCCGCAGGTTTACCTCCACTACGATCCCTATACGAAGCGGGAAAGGGGGCAGGAAAAGGTTCTAGAGCGGCAGCGCATGGACTTTCTCATGCTGCTCGCTACCGGCGTCCGGGTCGTGCTGGAGGTAGATGGTCAGCACCACTACGGGGACGTGGAGCCAAGTGGACGCTACCGCGCGAATGCTTCAAAGTATGCGGACATGGCCGCGGAGGATCGGAGACTGCGACTCTCCGGCTATGAGGTCTATCGCTTCGGCGCGCGAGAATTTTTCTCAGAAGAGCCAGCGAATGCGCAGAAGGCTACAGCGATGATCATCGAGTTCTTCAATGGCTTGCTCCAGCGACATGGGCTCGTACGGCTCCATTGA
- a CDS encoding plasmid fertility inhibition factor family protein: MVVLVDSQRFLLHWRADRAGLHAHEANGDPTTWIHDYKFGLAAKGFALGVENPVPLATVGCRFNTNEHFLADLLSRIDPRRQPASPVVTFTNGITRTLWLLTNGASSFPVECSRDDSQLLANCCGLPGAPPKAPLRSPTAGTNRTDDELESLWPWRGSDMSQSHSYSTLSGTEGWPDKVNLRRFHCC, translated from the coding sequence ATGGTCGTTCTTGTCGATTCGCAGCGCTTCCTACTGCATTGGCGGGCCGATCGCGCGGGTCTGCATGCACACGAGGCCAATGGCGACCCGACCACTTGGATCCATGACTACAAGTTCGGTCTCGCGGCCAAAGGATTTGCATTGGGCGTCGAAAACCCGGTACCCCTCGCCACCGTTGGATGCCGGTTCAACACCAACGAGCATTTTTTGGCAGATCTGCTTTCGAGGATCGATCCCCGGCGGCAGCCTGCATCGCCCGTCGTGACCTTTACCAACGGCATTACGCGTACTTTGTGGCTGCTGACAAACGGCGCATCCAGCTTCCCAGTTGAATGCTCGCGCGACGATTCACAGTTGCTTGCGAACTGTTGTGGTTTACCTGGTGCGCCCCCCAAAGCGCCTTTGAGATCACCCACGGCGGGGACAAATCGAACTGACGACGAGCTTGAATCCTTATGGCCTTGGCGCGGGAGCGACATGTCCCAGTCGCATAGCTACAGCACGCTGAGCGGGACTGAGGGCTGGCCAGATAAGGTGAACCTTCGACGTTTCCATTGTTGCTAG
- a CDS encoding sensor histidine kinase has protein sequence MQLATFLESAREPILEAAIAFARTIPALREMDEPALRDHLPQLLEAISADLRDPQSRTESIARSHGEAPTPSSQTSAQTHGLLRARRGISIEQLVAEFRALRSSILRLWGDAHPPGPGAIDETNRFNEAIDQAVAESVQFYAQERERWRQIFLGILGHDLRGPLNSVALTVELMRAEAVAPAAQTALLSRGVKRLASLLDSLLEYSRASFGAGMVLRRAPVDLAAACAEELELLRVGHPGAEIAFEVHGDTEGAFDASRVREALGNLVSNAVKHGEPSGQAMVRIEGGDSSVRISVENAGEIPSEDIEMLFEPLRQRDMPSAAAERTHLGLGLFIARQIARAHGGETVGTCAAGRVRFTIELPKAGSRGDGGEAG, from the coding sequence ATGCAACTTGCCACGTTCCTTGAGTCCGCCAGAGAACCCATCCTCGAGGCGGCCATCGCCTTCGCCCGCACCATTCCGGCGCTGCGCGAGATGGACGAGCCGGCGCTGAGGGATCACCTGCCGCAACTGCTGGAGGCGATTTCAGCGGACTTGCGGGATCCCCAAAGTAGGACGGAGTCGATTGCGAGGTCCCATGGCGAAGCACCAACGCCGTCGTCGCAGACCTCGGCCCAGACGCATGGGCTGTTGCGCGCGCGCAGGGGCATCTCGATTGAGCAGCTTGTGGCTGAGTTCCGGGCGCTGCGCTCCTCGATCCTTCGCCTCTGGGGCGACGCACACCCGCCCGGGCCCGGTGCCATTGATGAGACCAACCGCTTCAACGAAGCGATCGACCAGGCCGTGGCCGAGTCGGTGCAGTTCTATGCGCAGGAGCGCGAGCGCTGGCGGCAGATCTTCCTCGGGATCCTCGGGCACGACCTTCGCGGTCCGCTCAATTCGGTCGCGCTGACGGTCGAGTTGATGCGCGCGGAAGCGGTCGCGCCCGCGGCGCAGACGGCGCTGCTCTCTCGCGGCGTGAAGCGCCTTGCATCCCTGCTGGACTCGCTGCTGGAGTACAGCCGGGCCAGCTTCGGCGCCGGCATGGTGCTGCGGCGGGCTCCGGTCGACCTCGCCGCGGCCTGTGCCGAAGAACTGGAACTGCTCCGGGTTGGCCACCCCGGGGCCGAGATCGCCTTCGAGGTGCATGGGGACACCGAAGGGGCCTTCGACGCGTCCCGCGTGCGCGAAGCGCTCGGGAACCTCGTGTCGAACGCGGTCAAGCATGGGGAACCTTCGGGGCAGGCCATGGTGAGGATCGAAGGAGGCGACTCCTCCGTTCGCATCTCGGTGGAGAACGCGGGCGAGATCCCCTCGGAAGACATCGAGATGTTGTTCGAGCCGCTGCGCCAGCGCGACATGCCCTCCGCGGCGGCCGAACGAACGCACCTGGGTCTGGGGCTGTTCATCGCCAGGCAGATCGCCAGGGCGCACGGCGGGGAGACGGTTGGCACCTGCGCGGCGGGGCGGGTGCGGTTCACTATCGAACTGCCGAAAGCGGGTTCGCGAGGGGACGGCGGGGAAGCGGGCTGA
- a CDS encoding response regulator: MIADDEAEAADLLGLLLGLHLPQAAVRVAHGGQAGLDLAIRERPDAAVLDLEMPGLDGEALAFALRAAYPEAAPLLIALSGNVVRLAQIEGNGAFDHHFGKPADLDGLVGLLKALS; this comes from the coding sequence TTGATCGCCGACGACGAAGCCGAGGCCGCGGACCTGCTGGGCTTGCTGCTCGGGCTTCATCTTCCCCAGGCCGCGGTGCGCGTGGCCCATGGGGGTCAGGCCGGGCTCGATCTGGCGATCCGGGAGCGGCCGGACGCGGCCGTTCTCGACCTGGAAATGCCGGGCCTGGACGGCGAAGCGCTCGCGTTCGCTCTGCGCGCGGCCTATCCTGAGGCTGCGCCGCTGCTGATCGCGTTGTCGGGCAACGTGGTGCGGCTCGCCCAGATCGAAGGCAACGGCGCGTTCGACCACCACTTCGGCAAACCTGCCGACCTGGACGGCCTTGTCGGCTTGCTGAAGGCGCTTTCCTGA
- the tnpC gene encoding IS66 family transposase — MIDTADLDHLDAQQLREMVLSLRRGAAADKLEIARREHEIAFKQAAIDKLTHEMAVLKRLKFAAKSEAFNAEQKSLLEETIDADLAAMERELEELATAPSAQREKQQPKRQALPAHLPRREIRHEPESTTCACGCTLQRIGEDVAEKLDYRPGVFSVERHVRGKWVCTKCETLVQAPVAPHIIDKGIPTAGLLSQVLVGKYLDHLPLYRQEAIFGRAGLAIPRSTLASWVGQCGLQLQPLVDALKREMLQSRVLHADETPVAMLKPGNGKTHRAYLWSYCTTAYDTLRAVVFDFADSRGGQHARAFLGLTGEHGWRGTLVCDDFSGYKACFELGVTEAGCLAHARRKFHELWIAHASQVGEQALKFFGELYDIERAVAELATADRKRVRQERSRKVADALHQWLTSQRQRVPEGSATAKAIDYSLKRWVALTRYIDDGDLPADNNRVENQIRPIALGRSNWLFAGSLRAGQRAAAVMSLVHSARLNGHEPHAYFKDVIERLPTQPASRVAELLPHRWQPLAAN, encoded by the coding sequence GTGATCGACACGGCCGACCTTGACCACCTGGACGCGCAGCAGCTGCGCGAGATGGTCCTCTCCCTGAGGAGAGGGGCTGCAGCCGACAAGCTTGAGATCGCACGTCGCGAACACGAGATCGCGTTCAAGCAGGCCGCCATCGACAAGCTCACGCACGAGATGGCCGTGCTCAAGCGGTTGAAGTTCGCCGCCAAGTCGGAAGCCTTCAACGCCGAGCAGAAGAGCCTGCTGGAAGAGACCATCGACGCCGACTTGGCGGCAATGGAGCGTGAGCTGGAGGAACTCGCGACCGCGCCGTCTGCGCAGCGTGAGAAGCAACAGCCCAAGCGCCAGGCACTGCCCGCGCACTTGCCGCGCCGGGAGATCCGCCACGAGCCGGAGAGCACCACCTGTGCCTGCGGCTGCACCCTCCAACGCATCGGCGAGGACGTGGCCGAGAAGCTCGACTACCGCCCTGGGGTGTTCAGCGTCGAGCGCCACGTGCGCGGCAAGTGGGTCTGCACGAAGTGCGAGACGCTGGTGCAGGCGCCTGTCGCCCCGCACATCATCGACAAGGGCATCCCGACGGCTGGGCTGCTCTCGCAGGTGCTGGTGGGCAAGTATCTGGACCACTTGCCGCTGTACAGGCAGGAAGCCATCTTCGGTCGCGCGGGCCTCGCCATCCCGCGCTCGACACTGGCCAGCTGGGTCGGACAGTGCGGCCTGCAGCTGCAGCCGCTGGTCGATGCGCTCAAGCGTGAGATGCTTCAAAGCCGCGTACTGCATGCGGACGAGACGCCGGTGGCAATGCTCAAACCCGGCAACGGCAAGACGCATCGGGCGTACCTCTGGAGCTATTGCACGACTGCCTACGACACGCTTCGCGCTGTGGTGTTCGACTTTGCCGACAGCCGGGGCGGGCAGCATGCCCGCGCCTTCCTCGGGCTCACGGGTGAGCACGGCTGGCGCGGCACGCTGGTGTGCGACGACTTCTCGGGCTACAAAGCCTGTTTCGAGCTGGGCGTCACCGAAGCCGGCTGCCTGGCGCACGCACGGCGCAAGTTCCATGAGCTGTGGATCGCCCACGCCAGCCAGGTTGGCGAGCAGGCGCTGAAGTTCTTCGGTGAGCTCTACGACATCGAGCGAGCCGTCGCCGAACTGGCAACCGCGGACCGCAAGCGCGTCCGCCAGGAGCGATCGCGTAAGGTAGCCGATGCACTGCATCAATGGCTCACTTCGCAGCGACAGCGGGTGCCAGAGGGCTCGGCCACAGCCAAAGCCATCGACTACAGCCTGAAGCGCTGGGTGGCGCTGACGCGCTACATCGACGACGGCGATCTGCCCGCCGACAACAATCGGGTGGAGAACCAGATCCGACCGATCGCGCTGGGTCGATCAAACTGGCTCTTCGCCGGATCGCTACGCGCCGGCCAGCGGGCCGCAGCCGTCATGAGCCTGGTGCACTCCGCGCGGCTCAATGGTCACGAGCCGCACGCGTACTTCAAGGACGTTATCGAGCGGCTACCCACGCAGCCGGCCAGTCGCGTCGCAGAACTATTGCCTCATCGCTGGCAGCCATTGGCTGCAAACTGA
- the tnpB gene encoding IS66 family insertion sequence element accessory protein TnpB (TnpB, as the term is used for proteins encoded by IS66 family insertion elements, is considered an accessory protein, since TnpC, encoded by a neighboring gene, is a DDE family transposase.) gives MAAERIKPMRRLAARDPQVIRVDALWLAIEPLDMRAGTEAALARVVRVFGAARPHHAYLFANRRANRMKVLVHDGIGIWLSARRLHQGKFVWPKDSGTTLSLTPPQFDALVLGLPWQRIGEAGVICVL, from the coding sequence ATGGCCGCTGAGCGCATCAAGCCAATGCGCCGCCTGGCTGCGCGAGATCCTCAGGTGATCCGCGTCGACGCGCTGTGGCTGGCCATCGAGCCGTTGGACATGCGTGCAGGCACCGAAGCGGCGCTGGCGCGCGTGGTGCGTGTCTTCGGCGCCGCGCGCCCGCACCACGCCTACCTGTTCGCCAACCGGCGTGCGAATCGCATGAAGGTCCTGGTGCACGATGGCATCGGCATCTGGCTGTCGGCACGACGCCTGCACCAGGGCAAGTTCGTCTGGCCCAAGGACAGCGGCACCACGCTCAGCCTGACCCCTCCCCAGTTCGATGCGCTGGTGCTCGGACTGCCGTGGCAGCGTATCGGCGAAGCTGGAGTGATCTGCGTGCTGTAG
- the tnpA gene encoding IS66-like element accessory protein TnpA, whose amino-acid sequence MEDSKRVSRRRHAADLKRQVLAACAEPGASVAQVALAHGLNANLVHKWRRMVDARGTASKAGDPQAEFVSLTLAPGPAVVGDIHLELRRGAIAVNVTWPLSASSQCAAWLREILR is encoded by the coding sequence ATGGAAGACTCCAAGCGCGTGAGCCGGCGGCGCCACGCGGCCGATCTGAAGCGGCAAGTGTTGGCGGCGTGCGCAGAGCCCGGGGCGTCTGTGGCGCAAGTGGCGCTAGCCCATGGCCTCAACGCCAACCTCGTTCACAAGTGGCGCCGCATGGTTGACGCGAGAGGCACCGCCTCGAAGGCCGGTGACCCGCAAGCCGAGTTCGTCTCGCTCACGCTGGCGCCAGGCCCTGCAGTCGTAGGTGACATCCACCTTGAGCTTCGCCGGGGCGCAATCGCGGTGAACGTGACATGGCCGCTGAGCGCATCAAGCCAATGCGCCGCCTGGCTGCGCGAGATCCTCAGGTGA